In Holophagales bacterium, one DNA window encodes the following:
- the menC gene encoding o-succinylbenzoate synthase, whose translation MSAASTSRLAASIAAIEALPLPSFEGIEALVVRLPFVAPFSISAATWTCKEALLLRLEGGGAVGWGECVADPDPFYSPETTVTARHILGDFLLPLVEPQISFGELDRRFHHVRGHAMAKATIENALLDLAARQRGLPLHELLGASRKPIPSGISLGIQESPAALLAAVDEAVAAGYHRVKMKIQRGKDVAYVRAVRERYPDLPLMVDANGDYRLEDGEHLAQLDAFGLTMIEQPLSYSDFYEHSLLQRRLATPLCLDESIHDLADARAAIALGGCRILNLKQGRVGGLLESMRILQHAMEQGVAVWSGGMDETGLGRAANIHLQTLPGFTLPGDTSETRRYFHEDLVEPPVTLDDRGFIAVPSGAGLGVEVVPERLVRFTLHRERLR comes from the coding sequence ATGAGCGCCGCGTCGACGAGCCGGCTCGCCGCGTCGATCGCCGCGATCGAGGCGCTGCCGCTACCGAGCTTCGAGGGGATCGAGGCGCTCGTCGTGCGCCTGCCGTTCGTCGCCCCCTTCTCGATCAGCGCGGCGACCTGGACCTGCAAGGAGGCGCTGCTGCTGCGCCTCGAAGGCGGCGGGGCGGTCGGCTGGGGCGAGTGCGTCGCCGACCCCGACCCGTTCTACAGCCCCGAAACCACGGTGACCGCGCGCCACATCCTCGGCGACTTCCTCCTGCCGCTCGTCGAGCCGCAGATCAGCTTCGGCGAGCTCGATCGCCGGTTCCACCACGTGCGCGGTCATGCGATGGCGAAGGCGACGATCGAGAACGCCCTCCTCGACCTCGCGGCGCGGCAACGTGGCCTGCCGCTGCACGAGCTGCTCGGCGCGTCGCGAAAACCGATCCCTTCCGGCATCAGCCTGGGGATCCAGGAGAGCCCCGCGGCACTGCTCGCCGCGGTCGACGAGGCGGTCGCCGCCGGCTATCACCGCGTCAAGATGAAGATCCAGCGCGGCAAGGACGTCGCGTACGTCCGCGCCGTGCGCGAGCGCTACCCGGACCTGCCGTTGATGGTCGACGCCAACGGCGACTATCGGCTCGAAGACGGCGAGCACCTCGCACAGCTCGACGCCTTCGGTCTGACGATGATCGAACAGCCGCTCTCCTACAGCGACTTCTACGAGCACTCGCTGCTGCAGCGGCGGCTCGCCACGCCGCTCTGCCTCGACGAGTCGATCCACGACCTGGCCGACGCGCGGGCGGCGATCGCCCTCGGCGGCTGTCGCATCCTCAATCTGAAGCAGGGTCGTGTCGGCGGCCTGCTCGAGTCGATGCGGATTCTGCAGCACGCGATGGAACAGGGGGTCGCGGTCTGGTCCGGTGGCATGGACGAGACCGGTCTCGGCCGCGCCGCGAACATCCACCTGCAGACGTTGCCCGGCTTCACCCTGCCGGGCGACACCTCCGAAACGCGGCGCTATTTCCACGAAGACCTCGTCGAGCCGCCGGTGACGCTCGACGACCGGGGCTTCATCGCCGTGCCGAGCGGCGCCGGGCTCGGCGTCGAGGTCGTCCCCGAGCGGCTGGTGCGCTTCACCCTGCATCGCGAGCGCCTGCGCTGA
- a CDS encoding M20/M25/M40 family metallo-hydrolase, with amino-acid sequence MNRSPFALFALAVAALTPAVLDAQTPAVAADDFVRPSPVVVAEPLASELRQLDTGTIAAHLGYLASPALAGRGLATPPLDAAAEYLAAQLRLAGIAPLGDTVPSGGSPSYFQELPLRRLEPASGTFTVVRSSGETVTRRTFRSGVDLLLPAAASAELRGPVVDAGFGLREPALGRDDYRGLDVRGRLVLVRAGLPDGDAWHTPALTSRYDAADEEERDDAKLELARELGALALLVIEKDEFAPRLARGELAAEGAFAPFVDDGESPAPPRIRLSPAVAAALLGDRASGKVVPLPGLLASVSVELGIDSVERTVMARNVLGVIPGSDPARRDEAVVLGAHYDHLGVRDGRIYPGADDNASGVAALLAIARTFAEAAQPPRRTLVFAFWTGEEEGHLGSRFYLGAPRWPLARTAAYLNLDMIGHPWLPEEIAKLVADAKVPDGKRFLESFAPADFVEPGVPSGRPELDAALRQAAAATGLTLHFDRTDGKHGGSDYRGFARREIPFVRFFGNFFPAYHEPADRADALDVAQVQRVARLAFVTARELANR; translated from the coding sequence ATGAACCGCTCTCCCTTCGCGCTGTTCGCGCTCGCCGTCGCGGCGCTGACGCCGGCCGTCCTCGACGCGCAGACCCCCGCCGTCGCGGCGGACGACTTCGTCCGCCCGTCACCGGTCGTCGTCGCCGAGCCGCTGGCGTCGGAGCTGCGGCAGCTCGACACCGGCACGATCGCCGCGCACCTCGGCTACCTCGCCTCGCCGGCTCTCGCCGGCCGCGGCCTCGCCACCCCGCCGCTCGACGCGGCTGCGGAGTACCTCGCCGCCCAACTCCGCCTCGCCGGGATCGCCCCCCTGGGAGACACGGTGCCGTCGGGGGGGAGCCCCTCGTACTTCCAGGAGCTGCCGCTCCGTCGCCTCGAGCCGGCCTCCGGAACCTTCACCGTCGTCCGCTCGTCGGGCGAGACGGTCACGCGCCGCACCTTCCGTTCCGGCGTCGACCTTCTCCTGCCCGCCGCGGCCTCCGCGGAGCTGCGCGGCCCGGTCGTCGACGCGGGCTTCGGCCTGCGCGAGCCGGCGCTCGGGCGCGACGACTATCGCGGTCTCGATGTCCGCGGCCGCCTGGTCCTCGTCCGCGCGGGCCTGCCCGACGGCGACGCCTGGCACACCCCCGCCCTCACGTCGCGCTACGACGCGGCGGACGAGGAGGAGCGCGACGACGCCAAGCTCGAGCTCGCCCGCGAGCTCGGGGCGCTCGCCCTCCTGGTGATCGAGAAGGATGAGTTTGCCCCGCGACTCGCTCGCGGCGAGCTCGCCGCCGAGGGCGCCTTCGCACCGTTCGTCGACGACGGCGAAAGCCCGGCGCCGCCGCGAATCCGCCTCTCCCCGGCGGTCGCTGCGGCGCTGCTCGGCGACCGGGCATCGGGCAAGGTCGTGCCGCTGCCGGGGCTGCTCGCCAGCGTGTCCGTCGAGCTCGGAATCGACTCGGTCGAGCGCACCGTGATGGCGCGCAACGTCCTCGGGGTGATTCCGGGCAGCGATCCGGCGCGGCGCGACGAAGCGGTCGTGCTCGGCGCCCACTACGATCACCTCGGGGTCCGCGACGGCCGGATCTACCCGGGAGCCGACGACAACGCTTCCGGGGTCGCGGCGCTGCTGGCGATCGCTCGCACCTTCGCCGAGGCAGCGCAGCCGCCGCGCCGGACGCTGGTCTTCGCCTTCTGGACCGGAGAGGAGGAAGGCCATCTCGGCTCGCGCTTCTATCTCGGGGCGCCGCGCTGGCCGCTCGCCCGCACGGCGGCGTATCTCAATCTCGACATGATCGGCCACCCGTGGCTACCCGAGGAGATCGCCAAGCTCGTCGCCGACGCGAAGGTGCCCGACGGCAAGCGCTTCCTCGAGTCGTTCGCACCGGCCGACTTCGTCGAGCCCGGGGTACCCAGCGGACGTCCGGAGCTCGATGCGGCGCTGCGTCAAGCCGCGGCGGCCACCGGGCTCACGCTGCATTTCGATCGCACGGACGGCAAGCACGGCGGCAGCGACTACCGCGGCTTCGCGCGGCGCGAGATTCCGTTCGTCCGCTTCTTCGGGAACTTCTTTCCCGCCTACCACGAGCCTGCCGATCGCGCCGACGCTCTCGACGTCGCCCAGGTCCAGCGCGTCGCCCGTCTGGCGTTCGTCACCGCCCGGGAGCTGGCGAACCGGTAG
- a CDS encoding CapA family protein, with protein MIALTRVAAGSALALVLGGAGAPPRTAAPVETPRTRAGELTWDARLSVEHRRIHPPAPAERVDWDARIDALLREEPGDVVVTAVGDMIFNQQISQLPEPDHRNLLRILQEADIAYGNLEFSINSRPELQRPFYNFRTPPEFAWEVAAIGINLVSLANNHALDFGPEGLAECLTALDRASIDHAGAGRTLAAARAPATVRPQSRLTRFALLSTMRYWTNRYRCGDAAAPCLSTIDPGEILVAKPGGGSETVEGPLLADVEQFEDDVVLATRHHDVVMVSLHNHDVSHHRAYGIQDRTPPNDELIYRRAVDAGAALVLGSGPHVLRGIEIYKGRPIFYSLSNFIYQYRTPDKIPIDLIHQRDGEIERPTNLSVWDRRDPVRIFEGVVVRMTFHEAKLKRVELVPFTIDDEGPLYGVPRLANAERSREIIALMQRLSAPYGTTIVDRGWYAEVALDGPPRESH; from the coding sequence ATGATCGCTCTGACGCGTGTTGCCGCTGGATCGGCGCTGGCCCTGGTGCTCGGCGGCGCGGGCGCTCCGCCTCGCACCGCGGCTCCGGTCGAGACGCCGCGAACCCGGGCGGGCGAGCTCACCTGGGATGCCCGACTTTCGGTCGAGCACCGGCGGATCCACCCGCCGGCGCCGGCCGAGAGGGTCGACTGGGACGCGCGGATCGACGCCCTGTTGCGCGAAGAGCCGGGCGACGTCGTCGTCACCGCCGTCGGCGACATGATCTTCAATCAGCAGATCAGCCAACTGCCGGAGCCGGATCACCGCAACCTCCTGCGGATCCTGCAGGAGGCCGACATCGCCTACGGCAACCTCGAGTTCTCGATCAACAGCCGGCCCGAGCTGCAACGGCCGTTCTACAACTTCCGCACCCCTCCGGAGTTCGCCTGGGAGGTCGCCGCCATCGGCATCAATCTGGTGAGCCTGGCCAACAACCATGCGCTCGATTTCGGGCCCGAAGGGCTCGCCGAATGCCTGACGGCGCTCGATCGGGCGAGCATCGACCACGCCGGAGCGGGGCGAACGCTCGCCGCGGCGCGCGCCCCGGCGACGGTGCGACCGCAGAGCCGGTTGACCCGTTTCGCGCTGCTGTCGACGATGCGCTATTGGACGAACCGGTACCGTTGCGGCGATGCCGCAGCGCCCTGTCTCTCGACGATCGACCCGGGCGAGATCCTGGTGGCGAAGCCCGGCGGGGGCAGCGAGACGGTCGAAGGGCCGCTGCTCGCCGATGTCGAGCAGTTCGAAGACGACGTGGTGCTCGCGACGCGCCATCACGACGTCGTCATGGTCTCGCTGCACAACCACGACGTGAGCCACCATCGGGCGTACGGCATCCAGGACCGGACGCCGCCGAACGACGAGCTCATCTATCGGCGCGCCGTCGACGCCGGAGCCGCGCTGGTGCTCGGCAGCGGGCCGCACGTGCTGCGCGGGATCGAGATCTACAAGGGCCGGCCGATCTTCTACAGCTTGTCGAACTTCATCTACCAGTACCGCACGCCGGACAAGATCCCGATCGACCTCATCCACCAGCGCGACGGCGAGATCGAGCGGCCGACCAACCTCTCGGTGTGGGATCGCCGCGACCCGGTCCGGATCTTCGAGGGGGTCGTGGTGCGGATGACCTTCCACGAGGCGAAGCTCAAGCGGGTCGAGCTCGTGCCGTTCACCATCGACGACGAAGGGCCGCTCTACGGTGTGCCTCGGCTGGCCAATGCCGAGCGGTCACGCGAGATCATCGCCTTGATGCAGCGGCTCTCGGCGCCGTACGGCACGACGATCGTCGACCGCGGCTGGTACGCCGAAGTCGCGCTCGACGGTCCGCCGCGGGAGTCGCACTAG
- a CDS encoding cyanophycinase yields MMRWAARTVVVLSMLGAAVPLAAMEAPVSATAPTAGSLVLIGGGEKPPEAMRKFVELAGGVEAPIAVVPTASSEPDTGEYYVKLFRELGCKDVVSLEIHRPADARKPELVAAAARARGIFFGGGDQVRIATAFSGSPVLAAIRRAHAEGAVIGGTSAGTACQSPRMLTGEGDFKVVRTRAVELWEGLGFLPGVVLDQHFLARQRENRLLSVILEHPEELGVGIDEDTAIWVRPDRTFEVMGRSAVIVIDARGAAVDRRESESGQDSLGVHDLRVHLLLPGEVFDLETRQVVPPVHRAEGGR; encoded by the coding sequence ATGATGCGATGGGCGGCAAGGACGGTGGTCGTCCTCTCGATGCTGGGAGCCGCGGTCCCGCTGGCGGCGATGGAAGCGCCGGTGTCGGCGACTGCGCCGACGGCCGGGTCGCTGGTACTGATCGGCGGTGGCGAGAAACCGCCGGAGGCGATGCGGAAGTTCGTCGAGCTCGCCGGCGGCGTGGAGGCGCCGATCGCCGTCGTGCCGACCGCGTCGAGCGAGCCCGACACCGGCGAGTACTACGTCAAGCTCTTTCGGGAGCTGGGCTGCAAGGACGTGGTGTCGCTCGAGATCCACCGTCCGGCCGACGCCCGCAAGCCGGAGCTCGTCGCGGCGGCGGCACGGGCGCGCGGCATCTTCTTCGGGGGCGGCGACCAAGTGCGCATCGCCACGGCCTTCTCCGGCAGCCCGGTGCTCGCCGCGATCCGCCGGGCGCACGCCGAAGGCGCGGTCATCGGCGGCACCTCGGCCGGCACGGCGTGCCAGAGCCCGCGGATGCTCACCGGCGAGGGCGACTTCAAGGTCGTTCGCACGCGGGCCGTGGAGCTCTGGGAGGGGCTCGGCTTTCTCCCCGGGGTGGTGCTCGACCAGCACTTTCTCGCCCGGCAGCGGGAGAACCGTCTGCTCTCGGTGATCCTCGAGCACCCCGAGGAGCTCGGCGTGGGGATCGACGAGGACACCGCGATCTGGGTCCGGCCCGATCGGACGTTCGAGGTGATGGGCCGCAGCGCGGTCATCGTGATCGACGCGCGCGGCGCCGCCGTCGATCGACGAGAGAGCGAGAGCGGACAAGACTCGCTCGGCGTTCACGACCTGCGTGTCCACCTGCTCCTCCCCGGCGAAGTGTTCGACCTCGAGACGCGGCAGGTCGTGCCGCCCGTGCACCGTGCGGAGGGGGGACGATGA
- a CDS encoding TonB-dependent receptor, whose amino-acid sequence MLILLAGLSGAALAQGTVSGSIQGTVKATGGEALPGATVTVTSDALIGGKASAVTDEKGGYRFPSLPVGAYVIEAKLDGFLTVSREGVRVRLGSALGIDLELPASSVSETITVSGAAPVISVVNNSVATNFDAEFIEKQPLPRNYYAIIKSAPGVNADYTSSSGSAMLAYGGTTESQNAFTLDGVNVADAAAGQHWILPSIQWMEEIQIGGLGANAEYGGYTGGVINGVTKSGGNVTKGGIEVYYEPASWVSNNDPNGAQQEFKFSDYTASLGGKLIQDKLWYFISGEYQQSITTPLGALATSDRKIPRVLGKLTMQANESNRISLMTEWDSVVNERRGISSETLAEASSKQKAPGVSISLGWEALVNPNNFANLRLTGYDGRDDYLPYHGENTPGRIDENTGIAWVNQDIRELNHRSIMTLDGSWSWFKDGLFADADSHSFKFGGLIERAKSSDLWLRNGGFTYYDDSSSCDSFAAYLANPSCGAYYKERGWGEYRAHPKYDGLALYAQDSLRLDRVTINAGVRFGSYQGGWQSGHGDSKVYDESFIDPRIGLVWDVRGDARTAIKVHFGRYHDKMYTYLFDREASGKAVVPDQDCYFDSDTGAYDDCDTATTVAARMGAIDHPYVDETLLSFEQQVGDTMVIGIDLADRRFRSIMAMVNANNDYELYTGTNPLTGGTFPIYDLVSEQDWVLTTDNGAYRDFRSATLRMDRRYAHGWSARGSVVWTDLNGNIRKNNGYANEYRDINGLYNADGKLDLSFSEWEVKLSGAVDLPLGFQASGQYTFLSGWYWTPYGRVSGLDYNWLTGRDINLVPRGSEQLPDRQLIDLRLAWGTKLGEAMHMTASVEVFNALNEDTVVDTWNRYGTYRLSRGTWTPRSDFGTAYQIERPREIRAGLRFEF is encoded by the coding sequence ATGCTGATCCTGCTCGCCGGTCTGTCCGGAGCCGCGCTGGCCCAGGGCACCGTTTCCGGGAGCATCCAGGGCACGGTCAAGGCCACCGGCGGCGAAGCGCTGCCCGGCGCCACCGTCACCGTCACCTCCGACGCGCTGATCGGCGGGAAGGCGTCCGCGGTGACCGACGAGAAGGGCGGCTACCGCTTCCCGTCGCTCCCGGTCGGCGCCTATGTGATCGAAGCGAAGCTCGACGGATTCCTCACGGTGAGCCGTGAGGGCGTGCGCGTGCGCCTCGGCTCGGCGCTCGGCATCGATCTCGAGCTGCCGGCTTCGTCGGTCTCCGAGACCATCACGGTGAGCGGCGCGGCGCCGGTCATCAGCGTGGTGAACAACTCGGTCGCCACGAACTTCGACGCCGAGTTCATCGAGAAGCAGCCGCTGCCGCGGAACTACTACGCGATCATCAAGTCCGCTCCCGGCGTCAACGCCGACTACACGTCGAGCAGCGGCAGCGCGATGCTCGCCTACGGCGGCACCACCGAAAGCCAGAACGCCTTCACCCTCGACGGCGTCAACGTCGCCGACGCGGCGGCCGGTCAGCACTGGATCCTCCCCAGCATCCAGTGGATGGAAGAGATCCAGATCGGCGGCCTCGGCGCCAACGCCGAGTACGGCGGCTACACCGGCGGCGTGATCAACGGCGTGACCAAGTCGGGCGGCAACGTCACCAAGGGCGGGATCGAGGTCTACTACGAGCCGGCCTCGTGGGTGAGCAACAACGACCCGAACGGCGCCCAGCAGGAGTTCAAGTTCTCCGATTACACCGCGAGCCTCGGCGGCAAGCTGATCCAGGACAAGCTCTGGTACTTCATTTCGGGCGAGTACCAGCAGTCGATCACCACGCCGCTCGGCGCGCTGGCCACCTCGGACCGGAAGATCCCGCGCGTGCTCGGCAAGCTGACCATGCAGGCCAACGAGTCGAACCGCATTTCGCTGATGACGGAGTGGGATTCGGTGGTCAACGAGCGCCGCGGCATCAGCTCCGAGACGCTCGCCGAAGCCTCGTCGAAGCAGAAGGCGCCGGGCGTCTCGATCTCCCTCGGCTGGGAGGCCCTGGTCAACCCCAACAACTTCGCCAACCTCCGTCTGACCGGCTATGACGGCCGCGACGACTATCTGCCGTACCACGGCGAGAACACGCCGGGGCGGATCGACGAGAACACGGGCATCGCCTGGGTCAACCAGGACATCCGTGAGCTCAACCACCGCTCGATCATGACCCTCGACGGCTCGTGGAGCTGGTTCAAGGACGGCCTGTTCGCGGATGCCGACTCCCACAGCTTCAAGTTCGGTGGACTGATCGAGCGGGCCAAGTCCTCCGACCTCTGGCTGCGCAACGGCGGGTTCACCTACTACGACGACTCGTCTTCCTGCGATTCGTTCGCGGCCTACCTGGCCAACCCGAGCTGCGGCGCCTACTACAAGGAGCGTGGCTGGGGTGAGTACCGGGCGCATCCGAAGTACGACGGCCTGGCGCTCTATGCCCAGGACTCGCTGCGCCTCGACCGCGTGACCATCAACGCCGGCGTCCGCTTCGGCTCGTACCAGGGCGGGTGGCAGTCCGGGCACGGCGACTCGAAGGTCTACGACGAGTCGTTCATCGACCCGCGCATCGGGCTGGTGTGGGACGTGCGCGGCGACGCGCGGACGGCGATCAAGGTGCACTTCGGCCGTTACCACGACAAGATGTACACCTACCTCTTCGACCGCGAGGCTTCCGGCAAGGCGGTGGTCCCGGACCAGGATTGCTACTTCGATTCCGACACCGGCGCCTATGACGACTGCGACACCGCGACCACCGTCGCGGCGCGGATGGGGGCGATCGACCATCCGTACGTCGACGAAACGCTGCTTTCCTTCGAGCAGCAGGTCGGCGACACCATGGTCATCGGCATCGATCTCGCCGACCGCCGCTTCCGCAGCATCATGGCGATGGTCAACGCGAACAACGACTACGAGCTCTACACCGGCACGAACCCTTTGACCGGTGGGACCTTCCCGATCTACGACCTGGTCTCCGAGCAGGACTGGGTGCTGACCACCGACAACGGTGCCTATCGCGACTTCCGGTCGGCGACGCTGCGGATGGACCGTCGCTACGCTCATGGCTGGTCGGCCCGTGGCTCGGTGGTGTGGACGGACCTCAACGGCAACATCCGCAAGAACAACGGGTACGCCAACGAGTACCGCGACATCAACGGCCTCTACAACGCCGACGGCAAGCTCGACCTCTCGTTCAGCGAATGGGAGGTCAAGCTCTCCGGTGCCGTCGACCTGCCGCTCGGCTTCCAGGCGAGCGGTCAGTACACCTTCCTTTCCGGTTGGTATTGGACGCCGTACGGCCGCGTCTCCGGGCTCGACTACAACTGGCTCACCGGACGGGACATCAACCTGGTGCCGCGTGGCTCTGAGCAGCTGCCCGACCGTCAGCTCATCGACCTGCGGTTGGCGTGGGGCACCAAGCTCGGCGAGGCGATGCACATGACCGCCTCGGTCGAGGTCTTCAACGCCCTCAACGAGGACACCGTGGTCGACACCTGGAACCGCTACGGCACCTATCGCCTGTCGCGTGGAACCTGGACGCCGCGCTCGGACTTCGGCACGGCGTACCAGATCGAGCGCCCACGCGAGATCCGCGCCGGTCTGCGTTTCGAGTTCTAG
- a CDS encoding GntR family transcriptional regulator: MAPSRNAPSHRQLAHWVAEQVRAEILEGKVAPGEWLRQERLAAQFGVSHMPVREALRQLAAEGLVEHMPYRGARVVQFSVSDVEDLYACRVFVEGLAARYAAAAITDDEVRELADLHRRMIACKMPSELPDYRELNRRFHAGIFTASRRSYLIRTLAQLWAAFPTMLWSNIPRVARASTPARDATDNDEHEAIVRALTARDPEAAEQALRRHVEAAGRDLVSAMKGED, from the coding sequence ATGGCTCCCAGCCGCAACGCTCCCAGTCACCGGCAGTTGGCCCATTGGGTGGCCGAACAGGTTCGCGCCGAGATCCTCGAGGGGAAGGTGGCCCCCGGGGAATGGCTGCGCCAGGAGAGGCTGGCGGCGCAGTTCGGGGTCTCGCACATGCCGGTGCGGGAGGCGCTGCGTCAACTCGCCGCCGAAGGGCTGGTCGAGCACATGCCCTACCGCGGCGCGCGGGTGGTCCAATTCTCGGTGTCCGATGTCGAGGATCTGTACGCCTGTCGCGTCTTCGTCGAAGGCCTGGCGGCGCGCTATGCCGCCGCCGCGATCACCGACGACGAGGTCCGTGAGCTCGCCGACCTTCACCGGCGGATGATCGCTTGCAAGATGCCCAGCGAGCTTCCCGATTACCGCGAGCTCAATCGCCGATTCCACGCCGGCATCTTCACGGCCAGCCGGCGCTCCTACCTGATCCGCACGCTCGCCCAGCTCTGGGCGGCGTTTCCGACGATGCTCTGGAGCAACATTCCGCGCGTCGCGCGGGCCTCGACACCGGCCCGCGACGCCACCGACAACGACGAGCACGAGGCGATCGTGCGCGCCCTGACGGCCCGCGACCCCGAGGCCGCCGAACAGGCCCTGCGCCGCCATGTCGAGGCGGCCGGACGGGATCTGGTCTCGGCGATGAAGGGAGAGGACTGA
- a CDS encoding COX15/CtaA family protein gives MAAMRLSRFAWTVLACNLAVVLWGALVRATGSGAGCGAHWPLCNGEVLPRGATFETIVEWSHRASSGVALVLVLALVVAVFRSRPAGSPVRWGAALSGLLILTEAAVGAGLVLFRLVADNASMARAMFMAVHLVNTFLLLAALALTAHWAGGRAPLHLRGGGSTLVLALAALGGTLVVGVSGAVAALGDTLFPAESLAQGLALDLSPTSHLLIRLRLLHPTFAFVVAALLLLVAFRLPDRAASPARAQRWATALIAFTLLQVVAGVANVALLAPVWLQIVHLLLADLVWLSAVLLTAEALAVKQEPLGA, from the coding sequence ATGGCCGCCATGCGACTTTCGCGCTTCGCCTGGACCGTTCTCGCCTGCAACCTCGCCGTGGTGCTCTGGGGCGCCCTGGTCCGTGCCACCGGCTCCGGGGCGGGCTGTGGCGCCCACTGGCCGCTCTGCAACGGCGAGGTCCTGCCGCGCGGTGCGACCTTCGAGACGATCGTCGAATGGTCGCACCGGGCGAGCTCGGGGGTGGCCCTCGTGCTGGTTCTGGCGCTGGTCGTCGCCGTCTTTCGCTCCCGTCCCGCCGGCTCACCGGTCCGCTGGGGCGCCGCCCTGTCCGGACTGCTGATCCTCACCGAGGCGGCGGTGGGGGCCGGGCTCGTGCTCTTCCGCCTCGTTGCCGACAACGCCTCGATGGCGCGCGCCATGTTCATGGCCGTCCACCTCGTCAATACCTTCCTGCTGCTCGCTGCCCTGGCTTTGACCGCACACTGGGCCGGCGGGCGCGCGCCGCTCCACCTGCGCGGAGGCGGGTCGACGCTCGTCCTCGCACTCGCCGCCCTCGGTGGCACCCTGGTCGTCGGCGTCAGCGGAGCCGTCGCGGCGCTCGGCGACACGCTCTTCCCGGCCGAGAGCCTGGCCCAGGGGCTGGCCCTCGACCTCTCTCCCACCTCCCACCTGTTGATCCGCTTGCGCCTCCTCCACCCGACGTTCGCCTTCGTCGTCGCGGCGCTGCTGCTGCTCGTCGCCTTCCGCCTGCCCGATCGCGCCGCCAGCCCGGCCCGCGCCCAGCGTTGGGCGACCGCGTTGATCGCCTTCACGCTGCTTCAGGTCGTCGCCGGGGTGGCGAACGTCGCGCTCCTCGCCCCGGTCTGGTTGCAGATCGTTCACCTGTTGCTGGCCGACCTGGTCTGGCTTTCGGCGGTGCTGCTCACCGCCGAGGCGTTGGCAGTCAAACAGGAGCCGCTCGGCGCCTAG